The Paenibacillus polymyxa M1 DNA segment TCGAATACCGTCACCAACATAGTCATGGATAGTTCCTGTTCAGTCCGATGTAGTTCTAGTATCATTTTCAGCAAATTGCGATGCCAAGGTTGTGTAAATAAGCTTGGTTCTAGTGTTACGGCGACTTCCCCAACAAGGGAGGGGTCTCGAAAAAAGGAACCTAATATTTCAGCCTCAAGTAACTCCGTATTCAGCAAGTCGCTGCTCATCTGCCTTTCTCATCAAGATCGTAATGGGGTCGTCTTCTTGAATTTCTGCTTCCGCTGGTGAAGCCCGATCCATTCGGCGTTCCGTTTCCGGTCCACCACGTTTACGGTATCCTTCCAGCGTCCCCCGAACGTAAGCCAAGCTCTTTTTCTTCTGTCGAACGGCTTCCCTCATGGCTTTCAGAAGCCATTCTCCACCGTAATCGTCGAAAAGGACTCCCAAGTCTTCGGTTTCAAACGGGGTCACTTTCCCGTTATCTGCAAAATTGTTTTCGTAAGCGCGGTAGATATAGCCAAAGGAATGATCCGAAGAAAGTCCTCCTCCTCCACCCCTTTGCTCTGTATCTAATTCCTGTACAGTATCTAAAGATGTAGTAGTGTTTTTTTTAATAATTGCTTTAAAGATTGTTTTAGAGAGCCGAAATCCCTTGGTATGACAAGAAAAATCACGCTTCACAGTTACCTTTTTAGTAACTGACGAGTTACCTTTTTGGTAACTGAACAGTTGCCTTTTGTGTAACTGAATTACCTTTTTAGTAACTCGAATCGGTTGCTTTTTTGGTAACTCAGTTACTTTTTTAGTAACTGGTTTGCCGAGATTTGGGGTATGAGATTCAATGTTAATTTTGATTAAATCGTTCATCATTTTGGGGTCATATCGCTCCACCACATCGACAGTCCACATGTCATAGTGCTTATTGATCTGGAACACATTCATGTGCTCGTCCCAAAACAGCACATGATTTTCAACCAGCTTTTTTAGTTCCTTTTTGATATGTTCCTTACGAACGCCACATAGCTCAAAATGTTTAAGCATAGGAATTTTGGCCGATGGCTTCCCGCATCCCCAGCTCAGCGTGAGGACAAAATCAATAATATCCCGCTGCCGCTGAGTAAACTTCCGCCGGATCAGCTCTCGATGTATTTCATGTGATATGCGTATATGTGCGTCCGTAGGCTGAGGATTTACATTGGAGTCCACCGGCTTCACCACCTAATCTCTTGCGATTTTTATATAAATACCGTTCGCTTCTTCACACTGCCCAGAATCATTTACACACTCTGCCCCCTGTCATCACGTAAGAATATATAGGGATACTTCGCACGAACCACTGTCCAGTTTGGATAGCCCCGCGCGAAGTATTCTCGCACCTCGCGCTTAAAGGCAACAGGATCGGACTCTTTAATCCGCCAAATGTGTTCACCGATCATGCTGCGTAACAGCGGCTTGCCAGTAATCTCATCGATAGAACTCATTCAAATTCCAGTTCGTCCTGACCCGATCCATCAGCAGGCTGCTGCGGATCAGTGTTATTCGGCTGAGTTGCATCCTTTGTCTGAGGTGTTTCACCATCTTTAGGTTCAGTTGGCATATCAAAGACAAAAGGTTCATCGTTTGGAGTGATATCCTTACGTACCGTCTCATCCTGAGTAACCGCAGAAGCAATCTCCACACTGATGGGTAGCCACTTCCACCCGGAACGTACAACTGTCTTCTTGCACATTTCGGTATAGTCAGTCACCCAAGGCCCTTTGCTGGATGCCTTGGAACGCTTCTTATGTTCCTCAATCTCGCTGATCGGCATGTAATGGATAAAATGACCGCCGTCATTAAACTTGGCAACCATATAAGCCCCAATGATCTTCCCTGACTCGGCAGGTTGAGCGTCCTTACGCAAAAACCAAGGAACGTGCTGCAATTTTTCCTCCAGCCCATATGTCAGCTCAATGAAATCATTTTCATAGACTTCGTGGGCGGCAATAGACTTGATGTTTCCAGACCGTCGTGCTAGATCAATCATTCCCTTGTAGCCGATGATGAATGTGGCTTCTGTACCGTATGGGATGATGTAGCAATGACCGATCAGGCCTGGTTCCAGACCAAGTTGTGCCGCTTGCATAACCGCCCCCATGAGAGACGGCATAGAGCATTCCAGTAGCTTCGGATTCGTGCGGATCGTCGTCAGGGCAATACGGCTGAGCCGATCAATGCTCATATGCTTTGGCATAGCCTCCGCAATCTGATACTTCATTTTGTCCATATAAGCGGCAATGGTCTGAGAAGGTGTAGGCGCATCGTTTTTTGCCCCAGCCGCCTTATTTTGAAGCTTTTTTTCAAGTATTGCTCCGTTACTGCGTTGTCCTGCCATAATAGCCTCCTTACTTCACCAAGAACCGTCGAGAAGACGTGGTGTTTGCGTATTTTTCAAAGATGTGTGGCTGTTCTTGCTTTAAGCGCTTAGTGTCTAGGCGCGTTGTTTGACTGGACTTCCAAGTCACCAAAGGTTCTCCGTTATACGTAGCAACCTCATTTTCACCGATAGTTGCCTTCAGCTCATTTTCCAATCGCTTAACCTGTTCTTCAGCCACTTTCGCGTCTTCTTTGGCAGCAATAAGCTTGTCCACCAGCAAAGCCTGATCTTTCTCCAGCGTAATTTCTGTCGCTGGCCGAGAAGCAGGATACAAGCGATTCAGTAGCTCTGTCGAAGCAGCGCTACCGTCTACCATTGGTGGAACCCGCGGAATTACATGCTTGTTCCAAAACTCGTCTTCGATTTGAATAAGGGACTCAATGATACCTTCGTTTCGTTCGACCAGCTTGTATTGGAATTTCTGACCACCAATTAAAACAGCGAAGTAACCATAATCCACACCAAGCACAGCCATGTAGTGTTGGAGTTGAATGGCGTATTCGTCAGGAACCTGATCGTCGGCCCATTCGCTCAGCTTATAGGCGCTGGCCGTTTTACATTCCAGGATGCCAAGTCCTCGACCGCCCTTGTCTAAAATCAGGCGGTCAACGTTACCCAACATAAATTTATGTGTAGGATGTTGATACATCTTATTGCTGCGTTGCACACGTAATCCGGTTTGGTTCATAAACTCACGAGCGACTAAATTCTCTAGCTGGTTGCCCCAATAAGCTGCTTCGCCTGGTTCGTCTGGTACGATCTGATCCGTTTTCTCAAGAAACACACCAACAGGTGATTTATACCGATTCAACCCGGCCACCGCGGACGCATCCGAACCACCGATACCACGCTTACGCAGTTTTAACCATTCGTCACGTTCGATGCCTTTGGTAACGGCTGCTACATTCATAGCCATCCAAATCGCTCCTTCTTGTTTTATAAGCCCCTATCTGCTACGATAGGGGCAAGCAAATTTTAAGTTTTCAAAGAACCGAGATAGCCCGTTCCAGCGGGCTATTTGCGTATAATCAGAACTTGAATATTTCGCAGAGCTGAGAGATTATTGCCAATTTCAAGCCCATGATGAAGAGTCTTTTCAGCCTTTGAAATAACCTTCCTTTGCGACCACTTTTCAAATTTCAAAGAAGTATATAATCCTAAATTCAACGAACAAGCCTCCACAAATTTGTCCATATCCACGGACTCATCCACCGTCATTTCCGTGAAGAAATCCAATACCTTTTTTTGTGTTGGATTCATACCTATTCCCCTTCCACAGTTTCAACTTCATCGTGCTCTGCAATTTGTCGGTACTCCACAATGACAGGTGCATTTTCAATGCTGGCGATAAGGTCGCCATTTTCGTCATGAATCGTAAATTCGGAATGAATGCTGTTTTCAAATTCTGTACCAACTGGCCTAATCTCGATTACTTCACGATCATCCAGCTCCGTACCCACTTCAAATACTCGTGTTGGATTGCTGACCACCGTCAATTTATGAATGATTTGCATATCTCTCCTCCTTCCCTATGTACTTACAAAACAGACTGGATTCGAACCAGCAGTCAGGCGCGCTCCGTCGTTTTTCGCCTAATATTCTCATCATCGCGTGTACACGTACCATCGTGTCGCTGCTTTGAGATGCGTCAGCCGCATCTTCAACCCACGGTGGAAAAATCAATTTCCCGTCCGGTGGTCGAAGACAAGGCCGACAGGCCTGTCCATACAAACCGTGGATTACATATCTTGCAGTTGTTCCATTTCATATATTGCGAGTGCAGCATTTCCTTCAGGCATTCCCCGCAAACACACTGCGGCGTTATACCATTGGTCATACAGCTCATCGCGTTCTTGCCATAGCCGCTGGAGAGCTTCATCCTGAACTGAACGCTCCGCTAACATTGCTGTAAACATAGCTGTATTAGCTCGTAGAGCCTTGGTCGTAGAGACATATTTTTGAATAATGGCAAGCACGGTTTGTTGTGTCATCCCTATTTCACCCCTTGCGTTCAGGAAAAAAAGAGGATAAAATTATTATCACAAGAGACTTTAACCAGGCTCTTACACGAAGCGTCCGGCCTACCCGCCGGGCGTTTTGCTTTTTCTCTAACTTTGAAATTTCTCCACTTAGCCAGTCCAATGCAGCAGGTCGTACATCAGCATCCACACGATCAGGATTGGTTGTAATCCAATTGCAAAAATGATTCAATTCATAGATTCGTGTTTGAATCGTACTCATATCGTTCGTGTTCCTCCAATCATGGTTACAATGTTTTGTATCATCCGTAGGCCATCCATTCCGTAAAGAAAAGCCACAAGTACTTCTCTTGTTCCGGTCACTTCCACCCAGCGTAATAGTGTAGTCATGTCGGGTATTTTATGGTCATTTTCAATTTTGCTGATACAGCTCTGTGTTCGGTTTAGGAGCTCAGCCATCTCTTCCTGACTGAGCCCTGCCCGCACACGACATGCTTGCATAATGGCGCCAAATTTCATATTGGGATTCATCCCCTTCCCTAATCCGTAAATTATTCCAGATTGGAATAGGCAGGCCTGGTATCTCAGAGTAATATGTAATCAGAGCTTCACTCCCCCCTGTTGAATTCTTCAATCCGCCATACTGGTACCATATTGCGGATGCTTCATCCCTTTGAAGCACAGTTAAAGTTGACCAAGATGTAAGCATAATTCAGACAAAATAATGGCTTTATTAATGGCCTTTCAGCCATTCGTAAAAATCCGATTTAAGAACAGTAACAGCTTCACCTTTTCGTCTTCCACGATTCAGATGTGGAAACGTCGGGTGATTAGTTAACTCCGCTACTTTTGCTTTGCTGTAACCCATGAGTTTCATAATGTGAGCTGGGCGTAATACTTCCGGATATTCTTGGTTCAATCGTAATTCTGTAAGTTGCCGCTCCAACTCCTCATTTTTCTCTGCTAGATCAGCCGCCAAGCGGAGTGCTTCTGCTAATGTAGTTGGAGTCATCAAAGCTTTTGCCATACCGAGGAACCTCCTTAAATAATTAGTTGATTGCATAATTCCTTCTTTAGGAAGCTCAAAATGGACTATTATCCTGTTAAGAATCACCCCACCTCCTTAGTAATTTTATTGAGCAACATTTCGTTGCTTTTATCTGCAAAAAAAAGAGTCCATTCAAATTCCAAAAAAGAAGCAATTTTTTTCGCAAGATCAACACTTGGATTTCTAATTCCCGACTCAATCATTCCATAGTATTGACGACTAATTTTAACCTTTGTTGCAACTTCATCATGAGTCTTATTAGCATCATTCCGAAGTTTGACCAGCCATTCTCTCGTCATATTCACCACCCCTATGCAACATTTCGTTTCCTTACACTATTTATTATAAGCAACATTTTGTTTCTGTCAACAGGAAAAAGCAACTTTTTGTTTCCTTGGGTACTACGCAACAAAAAGTTGCTTTATACTCCTGTTATAGAGGTGATTGAATGCTCAGCTTGGATCGGTTAAAAAAAGAGCGAATTTTGAAAAAACTTACACATGAAGATATGGCCACAAAGCTTGGTATTACTCGTCAAGCTTATGGTAATTATGAATCAGGAAAAAGAGATGTTGATTCACAGACATTATCAAAACTGGCTGATATACTAGAGGTTTCTGGGGACTACCTTTTGGGGCGTTCGATATCTAAAGGTCCTTCAGAAGGCCATGCTTACATGAATGGCGGTAAAGATTGGACTGAGGAAGAAAAAGAAGTTGCTGATGCGGCAATCCAAGCTTGGCGGGAAATGAAACGTAAACAACGTGAAAAAGAACAAAAAGAATAATCGGTGCCACTCCCTGGTCATTATAAAACCGAATGATACGGAGGAATTTTTTATGAGTAAACAGATCCTAAATCAAATTCTTGATAAATTACAAATCATGGATGATCGTATTGGTACTTTAGAAAACGTTCAAAAGAGTCATGGTGAACATCTTCAGCAACTCATTCAAATTGTAGGGACAACTAACTCCAAAATAGAAGAATTAACTGAGGATGTATCTATCCTCAAAGGCAACCAACAAACCATGCTTCAAATTCAGCAAGAACAACAGAAAATACTTGAACGCCTATCTGTTCGATCTATTTCCCAGGAAGCAGATATTGCTGAACTAAGAAGAATAAAATAACTTTTAACTAAAGCCTGTAAAGGCTTTTCTTTTAAAATAAAAATCGAACATACATTCTCAATTTTATAGGTGATGATAAATGATTCCATATTACAGACCTACGGAAACTGAACTATGATATGTGATTTATACCAAACACTGGATATCAACTATCCACATGAATTAGATATTGATCAGATTGCAGCTTTGTGGGGAGCAGACATTGTGTATTACGAAGGTAAGCCTCATGCTTTCTGGAACGAAGAAGATAGCGTTATTTTCTTAAATAATAGTGACTCTATTCCAAAACAACGATCTGACTTTTTTCACGAACTCTCACATATCGTGCGGCACGAAGGAGATCAGGAAAATCTCCCTGGTCTTTTTGTGGACTTGCAAGAGACACAGGCTTGGCATTTCAGCCTAATTGCTTCCATGCCCCACTATCTCCTGCCTGTGCCCTTAGAAATGACCAAAGACGAATATGTAAGGCTTTTGGCAGATGAATTTCATGTATCGCGAGAGCTCGCTGTAGATCGAGTTGAGCAAATCGTTTCTCGGCTTCATGATGATTACTACTACCAACAAGAGAATGTAGAACTTCTGAAATCCAAAATTCAAATTGCTGTTGCATTTCAAAGACTCAACTCAAAACGAAAGGTAATCCCAATAAATAAATTTAAAGCGTAACTAAATTAAACATAATTCGGAGGTCACACAATGAAAGGGCATGTTTATCAAAGGGGAAAGACGTGGACTTATATAATTGATCTTCCATCTGATCCACTCACAGGAGGGCGACGACAGAAAACAAAAGGTGGATTTAAAAGCGAAAAAGAAGCTTGGAAAGCTTGTCACTTGAAAATAGCTGAGATTGAAAAAGGTACTTATACTGATGATTCAAAAATAACTATCACTGAATTTCTACTAGAATATCTTGAGACACATGCTAAGCCCAATTTTAAACCAACGTCTTTCGATACAGAAAAAACAATAATAGAAGCTAGAATTATACCAGTCTTGGGGAAAATCAGGTTGCAAAGCTTGACTCCTAGAATAATAAAAACATTCTACGCTGATCTACGTAAAAGTTACTCCAAAGAGTACGTTAAGAATATTCATGGTGTGCTAAAAAGGGCCTTGCGACTTGCATATACAGAGTCTGGATTGCTTTCCGAAGACATAATGAGCAAAGTATCAATGCGTAATAAAGTTAATGCAAACGAACAGAAGGAAATGCAGTTTTGGACTATTGAAGAATTCACACAATTTCTCGACTCCTCTCGTGATCATGTTCACTTTATTGTATTTTCTCTTGCAGTTTATACGGGAATGCGACGTGGAGAAATTTTAGGATTGCGATGGAGCGATATTGACTTTGAACAAAAGGAACTGCGGGTCATTCAAACCGCCAATTGGACACGTAATGGATTGGTTATACAGCGCCCCAAGACAAATGATTCCATTCGCCGCGTGAAATTGTTCCAATTGATTATTGATGATCTTAGACTTAGACAAGAGCAAATAAAAGAACACAAAAAACAATATGGAGAAACTTATGAGGATAACGACCTTGTTTGCTGCTATCCATGGGGAGGATATATAAAGCCGAAGCGTATCACCGAGGGTATGGACGTGTTGGTTCGCAAGGCTGGAGTCAAGAAAATTCGCTTTCATGACCTGCGACACACACACGCTTCCTTTCTTTTACGTATAGGCATAAACCCTAAAGTAGCAGCTGAAAGACTAGGGATGACTCCTGCCATGTTCAATGAGCGATACTCTCACCTACTTCCTACAATGCAAGATGAAGCTGTAGATCGCATTTAAGCCGAATTAAATCATTACGTGGAAAAAAACTCGAACTAAAATCTTAGATTAAAGCTCTCGTTACAAAAAAAATGTCGAATATCGTCATATTCCAAGGAATTAATATGATATTGTAGAATTAAAAAGAGAACAATATCTAATTAATAAATGGGGATCAGAAATGAGATACTTTTTTGTTTTTCAGAATAAAACTTATCGTGAAGAGCATGATGGCGGCTTTTTATGGGCACCAAAGAAAAATAAGGACGGTAAAACCTTTCATCACTGGACTTCGATGACTTCAGTTAAAAAAGGAGACATCATATTCAGTAGTTATAAGGGACGCATGCACTCAGTCATCATTGCGAAAAAAAATTATCGAGAATCTAAGAAACCGGACTCTTTGGTATCTGTTGATAATTGGGAACAGGATGGTTGGATTGTTGATGCCGAGTATAGAGATATTTCGACACCAATTAAATATAAGAATTATATGAATGATATCCTTACTTTACAAGGTAAAAAGTATGCCCCATATAATTTAACCGGGAGAGGTAACACTGGCTATTTATTTCAGATAACTGAGGAACTTGCTAATTTTCTTTTCACAAAAGTTGGGATTACAGTTGCCGATTTAGAATTAGTCGCTAAAAGTGAAGATGAAATTATCGGTGATGTAGAAAATGATGTTTCTCAAATACCTGAAGAAACAATCAGGGAACAATTAGTACAAACTCGTGTTGGACAAGACAAGTTTAAACAGGAACTAATCAAACTGGATAAGAAATGCAAACTATGTGGACTCGATAACATTAATTTTCTAAGAGCGAGTCATAGTAAACCATGGCGCGACTCTAACAATAAGGAGAGGCTCGACAAGTATAATGGTTTCCTCTTTTGTCCAGCTCATGATACTTTATACGACAGAGGCTATATCAGCTTTGATAATGATGGTTCACTACTTATTTCTCCTTATCTCGACGATCTAAGTAAGTTATTAATGAATGTGGAAGCTCAAATGAAAATCACTTTACTGGAAGGCCATAAGCATTATGTAAAATACCACCGTGAACATATCTTTAAAATTTGATAAAAAGTTTTGTATTATTATGTAGAGGTGTCGGCGATGAAATTAGTTACGGCGGCCATTATTCACAATGATGGCGAATTTTTAATCACCAGACGGGGCCCCGACAACAAACATGCTGGTAAGTGGGAGTTTCCTGGTGGAAAGCTTGAAATCGATGAAACACTTGAAGAATGTGTTAAACGCGAGATCAAAGAAGAACTTGGAATTGATATTGAGGTTGGTCAACAGTTTGGAGAGTCTGTTTATTCATATGGTCATGGTTCAATAAAATTAATTGTATTTTGGGCAACGTGGGTATCTGGTGAAATTCAATTAATAGATCATGATCAATTACGTTGGGTCAACAAAGAAACAATACTCCAATATGATTTTTTACCTGCAGATTTACCATTTGTGACGCAGCTTAGTAAGGACGATAAACCTCGAAAATAAATTCACGTTAGCAAATACGTTAGCAAATTTTAATCGCTCCCTTTTAAATGCTACTTCCCTCCATTTTCTCACCCTCTATAAACAACAAAAAAACCCTTGCGTAGCAAGGGTTTTTGAGGAAATGGGCCCTGAGGGACTCGAACCCCCGACCAATCGGTTATGAGCCGACCGCTCTAACCAACTGAGCTAAGGGCCCTCAAAAAAACATGTATATTCACGTTACATATTCGTAACAGCAACGTTAATTAATATACAACATTTTCTTGTGTTTCGTCAATAGTTTTTAGAAATTTTCTTTTTGAAAATTATTTTTGTAAACCTATGGAATAAATCGGACACCATAACGACCTTTGCGCGAGCGGTACACCTCCACTGCGCGGGGATCATTGTAGCCGTACATCCATCCGTCATGCTCCAGCCTTTTTGCCAAACATCCTGCCTGAAATTTAGTCGTGTACAGTCTGCCGTAGTAAACCCAATACATCCGAACTCCCTCTTTTCCCATGATAGTAGGAGTTAGTGTAACCGGATCGAATTCGATTTACACAGCTTGATTTCTAACAGTCTGGACTGGATCGCAATGAGTCTGTGACGCACTACTTATTAGCTCCATTATCTCTAATACTCAGCCTTATTTGCCGAAGGAAGCCGGGTCCTGACGCCAGGAACGTAGCAGTTCCATCTCTTCCTCCTGGATGGTTCCTTCACGCAAGGCAACCTCCATCAAGGCAGTGTAATTGGACAAGGTCTGCAGCTTCACTCCTGCTTCTTCAAAAGCTTGAGTGGCTTTGTCCAGCTGATAGCTGAAAATAGCCAGTACAGCTAACGGCTGAGCGCCTGCTTGCTCTACTGCCTGTGCTGCTTTAATGGAGCTTCCCCCGGTAGAGATGAGGTCTTCGATAACCATAACCTTTTGTCCAGCGCTGATGCGGCCTTCGATTTGATTCTCTTTCCCGTGTCCTTTGGCTTTATCTCTGACATAAGCCATCGGCAGATTTAGCTTTTGCGCCACCCAGGCGGCATGAGGAATCCCTGCTGTGGCTGTGCCGGCAATAACCTCGGTTTCAGGGTATTGTTCGCGGATGATAGCCGCAAAAGAGTCTGCGATTAGTTCACGCACCTCCGGGTAGGACATGGTCAAGCGATTGTCACAGTAGATAGGGGATTTAATGCCTGATGTCCATGTAAAAGGCTGCTGTGGACGCAGTGCTACTGCCTGAATGCGTAACAGATGGGATGCAATTTGCTCTGGTATATTGTGTAGTGTAGTCATACTTGTATCATCTCCTCAATAATATGTTTCGCTGCGGCGCGTGGGTCTGATGCTGCCGTGATCGGCCGTCCAACGACAATGTAGCTGCTGCCCTGGGCAATGGCTTGTTCAGGTGTTAGCACACGCGACTGATCACCTGTAGCGCTGCCAGCCGGGCGTATGCCAGGGGTTATGGTTTTAAAGTCAGATCCGCATACCGCACGAATCGCAGGCACTTCTAATGGAGATGCGACCACACCGTCCAATCCAGCCTCACGCGTCAATTGTGCATAACGAACAACAGCATCCTGTACTGTGCCAGGAATGCCTAACTCCGTATTCATGGTCGTCTGATCCGTGCTGGTCAGCTGTGTGACTGCAATAATTAGCGGCATGGTAAGTGAGCTGTCTGCGGAAATCGCTGCTTCGGCCCCGGCTCTGGCTGCCGACATCATACTGCGGCCTCCAGCAGCGTGTACGTTAAACATATCCACCCCTAGACGGGTAATGCTCTCTGCCCCTCCCCGTACCGTGTTAGGGATATCATGCATTTTCAAATCCAGAAATACGGAGTATCCTCTTGATTTTAATTGTTTTACAAAAGCTGGCCCTGCGCTATAAAACAGCTGCATACCCACTTTTATATAACAAGGAATTCCCTCCAGCTGCCGAATTAACTGCTCTGCCTGTTGTGCATCCGGGTAATCTAGCGCAACCATCAGCCGTCCTGCCATCTGCTGAAATGCTTCGTTCACCGTTCTACCGCCCCTTCTCACATCAATTCGGGTATATTTGCCCGTGATAAAGGACATCCGTCAGCAAAAGCTGATGAATGTCCTTCCCATTACCACTTATTTTTCTCATCTATTCATAACTTGTTAGTTGCTCAGAACTGGCATCGATTCGGATGTGAAGTTAATCGTCTCTAGCATTTTTAACAGAGCGCGCACTGTATCCAGCGAGGTCATGCAGACAATACCGTTCTCAACTGCTTCACGGCGGATGCGGAATCCGTCACGCTCTGGTGTTTTGCCTTTGGTCAGCGTGTTGAAGACGAAGTTGGCTTCACCTGTGCGGATCATATCCAAAATATTCGGATTGCCCTCACTTAGCTTGTTAACAGTGTTCACTGGAATGTTGGCCTGTTCCAAGGCTGCTGCCGTTCCACCTGTAGCAATAATTTTGTAGCCTAATCTGTAAAAGCCCTGCATCAGCTCGACAGCTTCTTCTTTATCCTTATCCGCCACTGTGATGATGATCGCCCCAGTAGATGGAATTTTCATACCTGCACCTACGAGTCCTTTGTATAATGCTTTGGCGTACTGGATATCGCGTCCCATAACTTCACCTGTAGATTTCATTTCAGGCCCCAGTGTCGGCTCTACACGACGCAGCTTGGCAAAGGAGAATACAGGAACCTTAACCGAGACATAATTACTTTCAGGCCATAGTCCATCTGTATAGCCTGCATCTTTGAGCTTACCGCCCAAAATGGCCTGTGTCGCCAGGTTCGCCATCGGAATATTCGTTACTTTACTCAAGAAAGGAACTGTCCGTGAGGAACGAGGGTTAACCTCGATGACATAGACTTCATCTTGATGAATGACGAACTGAATGTTTACCAGACCAATCGTTTTCAATTCCTTGGCGATGCTGATCGTAATGTCCACGACTTTTTTCTTCAGCTCGTCAGACAAGTGTTGTGGCGGATATACTGCGATCGAGTCACCTGAGTGAACCCCTGCCCGTTCCACATGTTCCATAATCCCTGGTACCAGGACCGTTTCACCGTCACAGATGGCGTCAACCTCAACTTCTTTGCCCAACATATAACGGTCGATGAGCACAGGATGTTCCGGATTGATTTTAACCGCTTCTTCCATGTACCGCAGCAATTCCGT contains these protein-coding regions:
- the pyrE gene encoding orotate phosphoribosyltransferase, whose protein sequence is MTTLHNIPEQIASHLLRIQAVALRPQQPFTWTSGIKSPIYCDNRLTMSYPEVRELIADSFAAIIREQYPETEVIAGTATAGIPHAAWVAQKLNLPMAYVRDKAKGHGKENQIEGRISAGQKVMVIEDLISTGGSSIKAAQAVEQAGAQPLAVLAIFSYQLDKATQAFEEAGVKLQTLSNYTALMEVALREGTIQEEEMELLRSWRQDPASFGK
- the pyrF gene encoding orotidine-5'-phosphate decarboxylase, which codes for MSFITGKYTRIDVRRGGRTVNEAFQQMAGRLMVALDYPDAQQAEQLIRQLEGIPCYIKVGMQLFYSAGPAFVKQLKSRGYSVFLDLKMHDIPNTVRGGAESITRLGVDMFNVHAAGGRSMMSAARAGAEAAISADSSLTMPLIIAVTQLTSTDQTTMNTELGIPGTVQDAVVRYAQLTREAGLDGVVASPLEVPAIRAVCGSDFKTITPGIRPAGSATGDQSRVLTPEQAIAQGSSYIVVGRPITAASDPRAAAKHIIEEMIQV